In Marinomonas posidonica IVIA-Po-181, a single window of DNA contains:
- a CDS encoding tripartite tricarboxylate transporter permease yields the protein MDALNYFAMSWLSPDLLALTALGTFLGIYVGAIPGLSVTMAVSILISFTFSWDVNNALCLMVGVYMGGVYGGSRTAILLNIPGAPSAIATALDGYPLAKKGLAGEAIGLSTVMSVVGGFIGIFVLALAAPSIAEFAITFQPRDYMMLGILGIMLVGSLSGSSLAKGIFAGAFGLLIGTVGLDPMTADERFTFGIIELWDGINPVAVMIGMFGISEALHQLQHMNKAVIKQKISRIIPRLSDVKKYLPLSIRTSFIGVIVGALPGTGGDIAALMAYDHAKRTTKDPDVAFGEGAKEGLIAPESANNAAVGGAYIPMLTLGIPGDAVTAVFIGALFIHGLNPGPLLMVEQPHMFWFTVGNLTLANLFILVFGLTGIKLFSKIVECPKGILIPLIFLLSIVGAYAINNAITDIWWMLAFGVFGYFMRLYGFPVGPVILGVILSSLTDENWRRAILTERGSVIDLFAHMFTSPLSVVLLMTIVLILFTKTPLWTKMIKPKLFKI from the coding sequence ATGGATGCTTTAAATTATTTTGCCATGTCTTGGCTTTCTCCTGACTTATTAGCGCTCACAGCTTTAGGTACTTTTTTGGGTATTTATGTCGGCGCGATACCAGGACTATCGGTTACCATGGCCGTTTCCATCTTAATTTCCTTTACCTTCTCATGGGATGTGAACAACGCACTTTGCCTGATGGTTGGGGTGTATATGGGCGGTGTTTACGGTGGTTCTCGTACGGCGATTTTACTGAATATTCCCGGTGCACCTTCCGCAATTGCAACGGCTTTGGATGGTTATCCACTCGCTAAAAAGGGTCTAGCTGGCGAAGCCATCGGCTTATCCACTGTGATGTCAGTGGTCGGTGGTTTTATCGGAATATTTGTTCTGGCTTTGGCCGCTCCCTCCATTGCCGAATTTGCCATCACCTTCCAACCTCGTGACTATATGATGTTGGGGATTTTAGGCATCATGCTGGTAGGGTCATTATCGGGTAGCAGCTTAGCAAAAGGTATTTTTGCCGGTGCATTTGGCTTACTGATCGGTACCGTTGGTTTAGATCCAATGACAGCCGATGAACGCTTCACTTTCGGCATAATTGAACTTTGGGATGGCATCAACCCTGTTGCCGTGATGATTGGTATGTTTGGTATTTCAGAAGCCTTACACCAACTGCAACATATGAACAAAGCGGTCATCAAGCAAAAGATATCGCGCATCATTCCAAGACTCTCTGATGTCAAAAAATACCTGCCACTTAGCATACGAACTTCGTTTATTGGCGTTATTGTTGGCGCTTTACCAGGAACCGGAGGCGACATTGCGGCATTGATGGCGTATGACCACGCAAAACGAACGACAAAAGACCCAGATGTCGCATTCGGTGAAGGTGCAAAAGAAGGTTTAATCGCCCCAGAATCGGCGAATAACGCCGCTGTTGGTGGAGCCTATATTCCTATGCTAACACTTGGCATACCGGGAGATGCGGTCACCGCCGTGTTCATCGGCGCCTTATTCATTCATGGCTTAAACCCCGGTCCACTATTGATGGTTGAACAACCTCATATGTTCTGGTTCACCGTGGGCAATTTAACGCTGGCCAATCTCTTTATTCTCGTATTTGGCTTAACTGGCATCAAGTTATTTTCAAAAATAGTGGAATGCCCAAAAGGCATTTTAATTCCACTCATCTTCCTGTTATCTATTGTTGGCGCTTACGCCATTAACAACGCGATCACGGACATTTGGTGGATGCTCGCTTTTGGGGTCTTTGGCTACTTTATGCGTCTCTACGGTTTTCCTGTTGGCCCCGTAATTTTAGGGGTGATCTTAAGTTCCTTAACAGATGAAAACTGGCGACGAGCTATTTTGACTGAACGAGGCAGCGTCATTGATCTATTCGCTCACATGTTTACCAGCCCATTATCTGTCGTATTATTGATGACCATAGTGTT
- a CDS encoding tripartite tricarboxylate transporter TctB family protein: MSSHESIPETRKPGERLFGFLLIIGSVYLFWQSYKISGFSDLSSAGAFPMATAATMLLASCIVFVNTLKLPATQGMDFFSHCFPPIVAIIMALILIYAVVLESLGFILSSFIFLFISIQFLYRRSVLTTLAISLLSLIMVYIVFRLVFQVVLPEGIVPERDIIASITALWR, from the coding sequence ATGTCCAGTCATGAATCCATACCCGAAACACGTAAACCGGGCGAACGTCTTTTCGGCTTTCTGCTGATCATAGGCAGCGTTTATTTGTTTTGGCAGTCATACAAGATTTCAGGTTTCAGTGATCTAAGCTCTGCAGGAGCTTTCCCTATGGCGACAGCCGCCACTATGCTTTTGGCTTCCTGCATTGTCTTTGTGAATACCTTAAAACTGCCAGCCACCCAAGGAATGGACTTCTTCTCTCACTGCTTTCCGCCTATTGTGGCGATTATTATGGCACTGATTTTGATCTATGCCGTGGTGCTGGAAAGCCTTGGCTTCATACTTTCCAGTTTTATCTTTTTATTTATTAGCATTCAATTTCTGTATCGCCGCAGTGTGTTAACAACACTGGCTATCAGCCTATTATCCTTGATTATGGTCTACATTGTGTTTCGTCTCGTTTTCCAAGTTGTGCTGCCTGAAGGCATCGTACCTGAACGCGATATCATCGCCTCAATAACCGCCTTGTGGAGATAG